In Candidatus Nanopelagicales bacterium, a single window of DNA contains:
- a CDS encoding NAD(P) transhydrogenase subunit alpha, which yields MRLFVPAETREGERRVAMVPDTVSRLAALGLDILLESGAGDTAFGGDSEYEAAGASIVAPEDVDDALADADVIATVRPLDPERGAKLKSGAVAMSFLQPANDTAAIEAIASAGATALSFDLVPRISRAQSMDALTSQALVTGYRAALVGAELLPKFFPLFMTAAGTIPPAKVLVLGAGVAGLQAIATAKRLGAVVSAYDVRAASADEVKSMGASFIELDLEALEAGGGYAREMSEDRAARQRELLTPYITESDVLITTAAVPGRQAPRLVTAEMLADMKPGSVVVDLAAETGGNVEGSVAGEEVVIDGVRIWGAKDVASSMPVHASRLYAMNVVALLGLAVQEGELVLDPEDEVFQGCAVVLNGEIKQGA from the coding sequence GTGAGGCTTTTTGTGCCCGCAGAGACTCGCGAGGGTGAACGGCGAGTTGCGATGGTCCCGGATACGGTGAGCCGGTTGGCCGCTCTGGGACTGGACATTTTGCTGGAATCCGGTGCAGGCGACACGGCATTTGGCGGCGATTCGGAGTACGAGGCCGCTGGTGCCAGCATCGTGGCACCCGAAGACGTCGACGACGCACTTGCTGATGCTGACGTGATCGCAACGGTGCGACCCCTCGATCCAGAACGCGGCGCAAAGCTCAAGTCGGGTGCCGTCGCGATGTCATTCCTACAACCCGCAAATGACACCGCAGCCATCGAAGCGATCGCCAGCGCTGGGGCGACTGCGCTGTCCTTCGATCTGGTGCCGCGCATTTCCCGGGCACAGTCAATGGACGCACTGACGTCGCAGGCACTGGTGACCGGATACCGCGCCGCGTTGGTCGGAGCCGAGCTGTTGCCCAAGTTCTTCCCGCTGTTCATGACCGCAGCTGGCACGATCCCACCTGCCAAGGTGCTGGTACTTGGTGCCGGTGTTGCCGGCTTGCAGGCGATTGCGACCGCCAAACGGTTGGGTGCGGTCGTTTCTGCCTATGACGTTCGCGCGGCATCGGCCGACGAGGTCAAGTCAATGGGCGCGAGCTTCATCGAGCTCGACCTTGAGGCGCTGGAGGCCGGTGGCGGCTATGCCCGCGAGATGTCCGAAGACCGCGCGGCCCGCCAACGCGAGCTGCTCACCCCATACATCACCGAGTCCGACGTGCTCATTACGACAGCCGCAGTTCCCGGTCGGCAGGCACCACGACTGGTCACCGCCGAGATGCTCGCGGACATGAAGCCCGGGTCAGTCGTCGTTGACCTCGCGGCCGAGACCGGCGGAAACGTGGAGGGCTCGGTGGCGGGCGAAGAGGTCGTCATCGACGGGGTACGGATCTGGGGAGCCAAAGACGTCGCGAGTTCGATGCCCGTCCACGCGTCAAGGCTGTACGCGATGAACGTGGTCGCTTTGCTCGGTTTGGCGGTGCAAGAAGGGGAACTGGTCCTCGATCCAGAGGACGAGGTCTTCCAGGGCTGCGCCGTTGTGCTCAACGGCGAGATAAAGCAGGGGGCATAG
- a CDS encoding NAD(P) transhydrogenase subunit alpha, whose amino-acid sequence MNSGVALLTIFILSIFVGFEVVSKVSTVLHTPLMSGANAIHGVVLVGAILVTGESDSTLTTVLGVIAIVLATINMVGGFVVTDRMLEMFKPKKAPKPVESATDEGAGK is encoded by the coding sequence ATGAACTCCGGTGTGGCACTACTGACCATTTTCATCCTGTCGATCTTTGTCGGCTTCGAAGTGGTCTCCAAAGTCTCGACCGTTCTGCATACGCCCCTCATGTCCGGGGCCAACGCCATCCACGGCGTGGTGCTCGTCGGCGCGATTTTGGTGACCGGCGAATCGGACTCCACCCTGACCACCGTGCTTGGCGTGATCGCCATCGTGCTGGCCACCATCAACATGGTCGGTGGATTCGTTGTCACCGACCGGATGCTGGAGATGTTCAAGCCGAAGAAGGCACCCAAACCAGTTGAATCGGCTACCGACGAGGGGGCCGGCAAATGA